One window of Thalassovita mediterranea genomic DNA carries:
- a CDS encoding SMP-30/gluconolactonase/LRE family protein: MDYEVIAEGLRFPEGPVVMSDGSVIVVEIESKKITRCWPDGKRETVAEPGGGPNGLAIGPDGKLWCTNNGGFIYHERDGLLIPGHCPPDYSGGRIERIDLETGKVEVVATECEGRPLKGPNDLVFDKAGNLYFTDLGKSYPTHRDTGGLYYLAAGSDKVQELDYNHISPNGIGLSPDEKTVYFADTMSARVWAYDLESPGVAKQASPFSKGRVVAGMPDLRYFDSLAISAAGNVCVATILQGGITTVKPDGNHSHIAFPDPFVTNIAFGGDDMKDAYITLSGTGQLIKCRWPEAGLKLNFNA; this comes from the coding sequence ATGGATTATGAAGTGATTGCAGAGGGCCTCCGTTTTCCGGAAGGCCCGGTCGTGATGTCCGACGGCTCGGTCATCGTCGTCGAGATTGAGAGCAAGAAGATCACGCGCTGCTGGCCAGACGGCAAGCGCGAGACGGTGGCAGAGCCGGGCGGTGGACCGAATGGTCTCGCTATCGGCCCTGATGGCAAGCTCTGGTGCACCAATAATGGTGGCTTCATCTATCATGAGCGCGACGGGCTGCTGATCCCGGGCCATTGCCCGCCAGACTATTCAGGTGGCCGGATCGAGCGCATCGATCTTGAGACCGGCAAGGTAGAGGTCGTCGCAACCGAATGCGAAGGCCGCCCGCTCAAGGGGCCGAATGACCTCGTCTTCGACAAGGCGGGCAATCTCTATTTCACCGACCTTGGCAAGTCCTATCCGACACACCGCGACACGGGCGGGCTGTATTATCTGGCCGCGGGGTCCGACAAGGTGCAGGAACTCGATTACAACCACATCTCGCCCAATGGCATTGGTCTCTCACCTGATGAGAAGACGGTCTACTTTGCAGATACGATGTCGGCGCGCGTCTGGGCCTATGACCTTGAGAGCCCCGGTGTGGCAAAGCAGGCCTCACCTTTCTCAAAGGGGCGGGTCGTCGCTGGCATGCCGGACCTTCGCTACTTCGACAGCCTTGCTATCTCGGCGGCTGGTAATGTCTGCGTCGCGACCATCCTGCAGGGCGGCATCACGACGGTGAAGCCGGACGGCAACCACTCCCACATTGCTTTCCCGGACCCATTCGTGACGAACATCGCCTTTGGCGGCGACGATATGAAAGACGCCTACATCACGCTTTCGGGAACAGGCCAGCTGATCAAGTGCCGCTGGCCAGAGGCGGGGCTGAAGCTGAACTTCAACGCCTGA
- a CDS encoding dihydrofolate reductase encodes MPISQNVKLALIVARDRNGAIGKNGTLPWSLPDDLQLFKKITLDKPIIMGRKTWESLPRKPLPGRQNVVLTRHWNYAAPGARVYSNMNAALAAARAMAEKAGVDEIFVIGGESLFEKAMPLADRLYITDVDADVDGDVFFSIDELDKFSQTHEEHFSADDRNQYAFTHRVYEREAEEAVRPGE; translated from the coding sequence ATGCCCATCTCACAGAATGTGAAGCTTGCCCTTATCGTTGCGCGCGACCGCAATGGCGCCATTGGAAAGAATGGGACGCTTCCGTGGTCGCTGCCCGACGACCTGCAACTGTTCAAGAAGATCACTCTGGACAAGCCTATCATCATGGGTCGCAAGACATGGGAAAGCCTGCCACGCAAGCCGCTGCCCGGACGCCAGAATGTCGTTCTGACACGCCACTGGAATTACGCCGCGCCGGGCGCGAGGGTTTATTCCAATATGAATGCAGCGCTCGCGGCTGCGCGCGCCATGGCTGAAAAAGCGGGTGTCGACGAAATCTTCGTGATCGGCGGCGAGAGCCTGTTTGAGAAGGCAATGCCGCTGGCAGACCGGCTCTACATCACAGACGTCGACGCCGACGTCGATGGCGATGTCTTCTTCTCCATCGATGAGCTGGATAAGTTTAGCCAGACGCACGAAGAGCATTTTTCCGCAGACGATCGCAATCAGTATGCCTTTACGCACCGCGTCTATGAGCGCGAAGCCGAAGAGGCCGTTCGCCCGGGCGAGTAG
- a CDS encoding VUT family protein — MTTFWDGLVAALTNSQPSLLFPVFVGLVLTSAIIWFANGRFWAFVYFATIPFLNWSFGVVDSIEIAAPGATFSRGIELHPLTVVTGLVFVFRDFVQRRMGHKVLIVMALAIAWSFFYAWPVIALASGIAFAVSELTDWLIFTFTKYRLSTRILLSSAVAAPVDTTIFLYGADLARQMQLGDEPGNMLHLANWIVFIIGKMTGAAVISYYIRQREKQGLIDPYDDDGFTPESKPAGA, encoded by the coding sequence ATGACGACTTTTTGGGACGGCTTGGTTGCGGCGCTGACCAATTCGCAACCGTCATTACTATTTCCGGTTTTTGTCGGCCTCGTTCTGACATCTGCAATTATCTGGTTCGCAAATGGCCGGTTCTGGGCGTTCGTATATTTCGCAACGATTCCCTTCCTGAACTGGTCGTTCGGCGTGGTCGACAGCATTGAGATCGCAGCTCCGGGCGCAACCTTCTCACGCGGCATTGAGCTTCACCCCCTCACCGTGGTGACCGGGCTCGTCTTCGTTTTCCGTGACTTCGTGCAGCGCCGCATGGGCCACAAGGTCCTTATCGTGATGGCCCTCGCCATCGCTTGGTCCTTCTTCTACGCCTGGCCAGTGATTGCGCTCGCCTCAGGCATTGCCTTTGCGGTTTCCGAGCTGACCGACTGGCTCATCTTCACCTTCACAAAGTATCGGTTGTCGACGCGCATTCTTCTCTCCAGCGCCGTGGCCGCCCCAGTCGATACGACCATCTTCCTTTATGGCGCAGACCTCGCCCGCCAGATGCAGCTCGGAGATGAGCCCGGCAACATGCTCCATCTCGCCAACTGGATTGTCTTCATCATTGGCAAGATGACCGGCGCGGCGGTTATCTCCTACTATATCCGCCAGCGAGAAAAGCAGGGCCTGATCGACCCTTATGACGATGACGGCTTCACACCGGAGAGCAAGCCTGCCGGGGCCTGA
- a CDS encoding SDR family oxidoreductase — translation MKLGSNTPAVVTGGASGLGRATAEALAAQGVKVAIFDIQEEKGEEVAKAIGGIFCNVNILDEASCEAGFAKAREAHGQERITVHCAMTSGRGKTLAFDKETMKYKRTPTDQYDRGAQGILVSSYRIASMSAEGMANAEPLNEDGERGSITLTASVAAQDAQIGQVIYGSCKAGVNGLVLPMARDMMDAGVRVNSIMPGIFATPLMLGAPDKVLNSLAASVPFPKRLGNPDEFGSLAVEIARNTYLNGHNFRLDGAIRMAPR, via the coding sequence ATGAAACTAGGCAGCAACACACCCGCCGTGGTGACCGGCGGCGCATCCGGCCTCGGGCGCGCAACCGCAGAGGCGCTCGCAGCGCAAGGCGTCAAAGTCGCCATCTTCGACATTCAGGAAGAGAAAGGCGAGGAAGTCGCCAAAGCCATTGGCGGCATTTTCTGCAATGTGAACATCCTTGACGAAGCCTCCTGCGAGGCCGGTTTCGCAAAGGCGCGCGAGGCACACGGCCAGGAACGCATCACCGTCCACTGCGCCATGACGTCTGGCCGCGGCAAGACGCTGGCCTTCGACAAGGAGACGATGAAGTACAAGCGCACGCCGACGGACCAGTATGACCGCGGCGCGCAAGGTATTCTCGTCTCGTCCTATCGCATCGCGTCCATGTCCGCTGAAGGCATGGCCAATGCCGAGCCGCTAAATGAAGATGGCGAGCGCGGCTCCATCACCCTGACGGCGTCGGTCGCCGCCCAGGACGCCCAGATCGGCCAGGTCATCTATGGCTCGTGCAAAGCTGGCGTGAACGGGCTCGTCCTGCCAATGGCACGCGACATGATGGATGCGGGCGTGCGCGTGAACTCCATCATGCCGGGCATCTTCGCAACGCCGCTCATGCTGGGCGCGCCGGACAAGGTTCTCAACAGCCTTGCCGCCTCCGTGCCCTTCCCGAAACGCCTCGGCAATCCGGACGAGTTCGGCTCTCTTGCGGTTGAGATCGCTCGCAACACCTATCTCAACGGCCATAATTTCCGTCTCGACGGCGCAATCCGCATGGCGCCTCGCTAG
- a CDS encoding carboxymuconolactone decarboxylase family protein: MAGGPKDYRAITSSVNDGIGGLREHGGEVLKAFGGLSKAAMTDGALDKKTKELIALAIGVAKQCDACIGFHTQALRKLGATDEEVSEMLGVSVYMGGGPSLMYAADTWTAWQQTAD; the protein is encoded by the coding sequence ATGGCAGGCGGACCCAAGGACTACAGAGCGATCACTTCATCGGTGAATGACGGGATCGGCGGCCTGCGCGAGCATGGCGGCGAGGTGCTGAAGGCTTTTGGCGGTCTATCGAAAGCCGCCATGACGGACGGCGCCCTCGACAAGAAGACAAAAGAACTGATCGCGCTCGCCATCGGTGTAGCAAAACAGTGCGATGCCTGCATCGGCTTTCACACGCAGGCGCTTCGCAAGCTTGGCGCGACTGACGAGGAAGTTTCCGAAATGCTCGGGGTCAGCGTCTATATGGGCGGCGGGCCATCCCTGATGTATGCCGCCGACACATGGACGGCCTGGCAGCAGACCGCAGATTAG
- a CDS encoding thymidylate synthase: MRQYHDLLTDVLENGVARGDRTGTGTLGVFGRQLRFDLENSFPLLTTKKLHLRSIIIELLWFLKGDTNIRYLKDNGVSIWDEWADENGDLGPVYGKQWRSWAAPDGRTIDQIEWVLNEIKTNPNSRRLVVSAWNPADVNEMALPPCHCLFQFNVMDGKLNCQLYQRSADIFLGVPFNIASYALLTMMMARATGLKAGEFVHTLGDAHLYSNHIEQAKLQLTREPYAPPKMVLNPDKADLFGWEYEDFELVGYQAHKHIKAPVAV, translated from the coding sequence ATGCGCCAGTATCATGACCTGCTTACCGACGTTCTGGAGAACGGTGTCGCGCGCGGTGACCGCACCGGCACAGGGACTCTCGGCGTATTCGGACGCCAGCTCCGCTTCGACCTCGAGAACAGCTTTCCGCTGCTGACGACGAAAAAGCTGCATTTGCGCTCCATCATCATCGAGCTGCTCTGGTTTCTGAAGGGCGATACAAATATCAGGTATCTCAAGGATAATGGCGTCTCGATCTGGGATGAATGGGCCGACGAGAATGGCGATCTCGGCCCCGTCTATGGCAAGCAATGGCGCTCATGGGCCGCGCCTGATGGCCGGACCATTGACCAGATCGAATGGGTGCTGAACGAGATCAAGACCAATCCGAACTCTCGCCGGCTTGTTGTGTCTGCCTGGAACCCGGCAGACGTGAACGAGATGGCGCTGCCGCCATGTCACTGCCTGTTCCAGTTCAACGTCATGGACGGCAAGCTGAACTGCCAGCTCTATCAGCGTTCGGCCGACATCTTCCTTGGCGTGCCGTTCAACATCGCGTCCTATGCGCTGTTGACCATGATGATGGCGCGCGCGACCGGCCTCAAAGCCGGTGAGTTTGTCCACACGCTCGGCGATGCGCATCTCTATTCAAACCATATCGAGCAGGCCAAGCTTCAGCTGACGCGTGAGCCTTATGCGCCGCCGAAGATGGTTCTCAACCCCGACAAGGCTGACCTCTTCGGCTGGGAGTATGAGGATTTCGAGCTGGTGGGCTATCAGGCGCACAAGCATATCAAGGCGCCTGTAGCCGTTTGA